CTGGAGCAGGCATAACGGTGCAATCAAAtgcataataatgtaatatgtgAATGAAAACGAGGTTATTTTTAGCCGCAGCTTGTTAGTTGTTCTAATGTGATTGGCTGGCATCGTTAAACCCGAACTGCATCCTGCCGTATTATGTGAAGTGCGCGTCCTTTATCATCCACAACCACCTTCAAGCAGGCTGTGAATGAGAGCCATCTTTTTCCGGAGGAAAAGAAAGCAAGcgccttcttttttttccccccacatgCATCATCGATGCCGGTTGTCATGGAAGCAGCACTCCATACTGCTCCCTGGCAGAAAGAGATCCTCATAGCCAATTAAAGCGGCCCCTGAGGGTGAGAAGGGGTGGGAAGAGAGTTCGAAAGCACACCAGAGCTCCGGGTGACAAGTATGACACAGCCACAGTTTGCGATAATTCATAATCTGGGTGTATTGATCGAGAGGAGTTAAAAATAGGCTCTCGTTCGAAACAGCTGAAGGGAAACCGGCGCCAagtggaacaaaacaaaatgggctTTAAATAAAGACGGGACTAAAATAGAGAAATTGCAACCAAACCATTCATTTAGTCTGTCCTCCTCATGTTTGGTTGAATTTATAGAGCATTGAAGGTCATGTACGCTGTTATACACAGCGATGCCTCCAAGGTTTGTATTTCATCTTTAACTTTCCAGAAATAGAAACgtaaaataagactttttttgtttttttatttgattacaaaaataaaataaaattaatgcattaagatattatagcatttatgatgaactaataaaaatatataaaaataatgtaatatttttattttatatttgtattaaaatgtataaattaatactgtaaaaatgcacaaattgtAAGTTTGGAATTAGCTACTTTTTTCCAGCGGATTAAAACACTGACAGCTAAACAGAATTTAAAGAGCTTGGGCAATAAATGTGGTAGACAATAAAACCGCAGCgcgcaataataataaacctaatGTTATTGACTGCTTGTTTCGGTGACAATGTTTACCCATGATTTACAGTCggagttatataaaaaatgtcctGGCTCTATTAAGCTATAACGGAAGCCCAAACCTTTATAAACTAATCTCTAGATTTCACTGTTCATGTTCACTAAACATTTTGGAGGAGTTTGATGTAAGATTAGAGGAGAATGGTTTTCCTCTAAAGGCGCTATGCTAGGTTTTCTTTATAAAACCTTAgaaaatatggatatttttctttcacaaacGCGTAACTTCACTTCAGGAGGCCTTTACTAACACTCCAGAGCCACGTGGAGgactttttatgatggatggatgcactttataGGGCTTCAAAATCCCAAAAACCAATTCACTGCCACTGCAAAGCTTTTCTTCATATAGTTCTGATGGTATCTAAAGCATATGATGATATTCCTAATCAGCGAATCTGTGATTATCTGTGTTGTTTATAGGATACGGCGGGACAGGAACGGTATAGAACTATTACTACAGCTTACTATAGAGGAGCCATGGGCTTTATCCTCATGTACGACATTACAAATGAAGAGTCCTTCAATGCAGTGCAGGACTGGTGAGCAGCTTTAATATACCAACCTGGTCTCTTAAAAATACGTACCTctgtgcaacactgtttttacgTGCTTTACTGCACATCTCTCCACGGTTTTACAGAGAAatggttcagaattgaaatatcctaGACTGATGCATCCGTGCCATTTCAGCTTCCTTTtaaacagatttgaactgttttgtcgaaccgtGATTTGAACCGGagctctcaagtacatctctgtactccgtgagctgCCGAGCAAACCTACTATCTATGAAAACCCATGGATAAGAAGCTGTGTGACTCTACCGTTCAAAAGCATCGGTTTTCAAATATCtcagcatattattattgtagtcaTAGCATGATATTCCTCAAGTAATCAAGCAAAAATTGCGCTTCATTAATCGAAGCTCGGtcaatttgtgtgaaaaggaataaaagatgtcagagttcatttcttttggaaactgaatCATTCCTTGTCCAATTGGAAACTGAATCATTCCTTGTCCAATTGGAAACTGAATCATTCCTTGTCTAATTGGAAACTGAATCATTCCTTGTCCAATTGGAAACTGAATCATTCCTTGTCTAATTGGAAACTGAATCATTCCTTGTCTAATTGGAAACTGAATCATTCCTTGTCCAATTGGAAACTGAATCATTCCTTGTCTAATTGGAAACTGAATCATTCCTTGTCCAATTGGAAACTGAATCATTCCTTGTCCAATTGGAAACTGAATCATTCCTTGTCTAATTGGAAACTGAATCATTCCTTGTCCAATTGGAAACTGAATCATTCCTTGTCCAATTGGAAACTGAATCATTCCTTGTCTAATTGGAAACTGAATCATTCCTTGTCCAATCGGAAACTGAATCATTCCTTGTCTAATTGGAAACTGAATCATTCCTTGTCCAATTGGAAACTGAATCATTCCTTGTCCAATTGGAAACTGAATCATTCCTTGTCTAATTGCAAACTGAATCATtccgtgtctcgctaaaaagtgcaccaaccAACCACCGTTTAAGCCATGAGACCAGGTGGGTTTATACACCAATGAAGTTAAGTGCCGTAAATGCCCTTTTCCTTTCAGGGCGACGCAGATTAAGACTTATTCTTGGGATAACGCTCAGGTGATATTAGTTGGGAACAAATGTGACATGGATGAAGAGAGGGTGGTGCCTTTCGAGAAGGGGAAACACTTGGCCGACCAGTTAGGTAAGTCACGCACGCGTCCAGCCTTTATCTGATGCGTTGGTTTTTGATCTgatttcttctgatttcttctCGCAGGCTTTGAGTACTACGAAGCCAGCGCCAAGGAGAACATTAACGTCAGACAAGTATTCGAGCGCTTAGTTGACATTATCTGCGTGAAGATGTCGGAGAGAGTCGATACGGATCCATCCGTGGTCACCGGTGCCAAAACCACTCGGCTAACCGATAAGCCGCCCCAGCTACCTCAGAACTGTTGCTGATTTCCATCTCAACTCATCACTTATCAGCAGCGGGTCCGATGTTGTTTGATGTTCTGTTTTAATGGCGATTGGAACCAACCTGGGGTGCGTTTCATAGTGCGATGCATCGTTAGAAAAAACGTAACTTGCCAGTGACAAAATCGTAGTAACGTGGTTGcgtcattttatttatcaacaGTATAGAATTGCCGTTAATGCCGTCGCACACCGGAAGTGGAGTAAACTTCTGCTAAATAATCAATTAGTTTATAGTTCATTTACACACAGAaccctgttcattattttaaaatcaagtgAACACACtatttaattaacttaaaatgtacttCTCCACAATGTAACTCTGCCTACGTCCgacttaaaatgtttagtttagtcaactTGAAATTGCATGTTAATGTAAGCGACAACTGGAATATTTAAGTTAAGTCAGCCAGGTAACATATTATTAAgttgaaacaacatttttttacagtgtaatttttCCACAACCGTAGCAtcttaactatttaatttttgggttttttttttatatacgaTTCATCGCTTGTTTCCTTTTGCAGCGCCCTCCAGGGTTCCCGTACGCATTTAAGCACAAATagatacaaaatattgtatatacattAAGGCAACATTGTAACAATAATCTATGCTTCTAACCACAGGAAGAGAGTTTCGATGCTGTTCGTAGGAACCACGgtatggggaaaaaaacgaaTCGTTGAATTACGTTGATAACGACTGAACATGCGACCACAGTTGGCTAACAATGCCTCGGGAAACGCACccttgtttgtttgtagctgtCAAACACGTGAAGTAGTTCAGTAATAATAGTACACTTTGAACTTAATCAGTCCATAGGAAACTCAAAGCAGGGACTAGAGCAAAGCACAAAAACTACTACTTGGCTCTCAGAACTTCAGTGTTCACTGCCGAAACTAGATTTAAAACACAATCTGTTATGGCACAATCTTAATAATCTTATGAATTATATATTGAGTGTAGTATACGAGTACTTTTAAAGGATAGTTCAcgcaaaacaagtaaaaattcTGTCGCTTTTTACCTCATTCTCAAGTTGTACCAAACTTGTATGACTATCTCTCTCcgtttgttaaaaacaaaagaagttgTTAACCAAACAGTTGTACTACTATGGAAGTGCTGGTTCGGACCGCACCGATTTGGAGCAACGCGAATgagtaaaatgacaaaatgggtgaactatcccattAGTGAAAGTAAAATGGTGGATATTTTGTTAAAAGGCACACAAATAAACTCAGACTTTTGCAAAGAGGCCATTATGCAGTTTTCGGGGTGGTTTCGatgctttgatttgattggatCAGAAGCAGACGCACGTTGGACTCCATCTACGAACCGCTGGCACTTGCTTTAGCTGTCTTTATgtcgagagagagaaaaaaaaaagtgacgtTTATTAACTTCATGATTAGGTACGCTAAATAAAATTCATGtcttacacaaaaaaaaaaaatatgatatcgAATTCATGTTAAACTTAGTATTGTCAGAAACCACATGTAACAGTTGTGTGTAATAATAGACCGAACACAATCAGCACATTTCATAGTCAGGTGACGTTCGAAGGATAGTCGTCTTCGCTCAAAAACCTCGAGCGGAACGTCGAGATATATCGTGAACTCGTGCCAGGATGTCTTTATATTTCAGAAACTTGTAGCAAATCCTCGTGGGTTCGTGTGTGTATAATCTACTTTGGATTTTTATCAAGTGACGTACGAGTGTTTTATGTAACTATAGTCGAAAATTATTCGaaatgagatatttttaatTCCGATGCCATAGGCcactttttgttttccttgagtagatatttatttttatgctgctggaatatatatatatataggctagtTGTACCTTTGCTGTCAGTGTATTTTGATTTGTAGACAATTTGCACTGGGGCGTACAGTGATTGTACAGTTGTGAATGTTACTTTTAGATGCAATTTGtaacaataaaagcacaaatcACATATAATAAAGGTAATATTTATGTGCCATGTCTGTTACTGTATGTACGTTATGCTGATGGCCAGTTGTTATTgatattatattgatatatattgatatatatatatatatatatatatatatatatatatatatatatatatatatatatatatatatatatagatagatagatagatagatagatagatagatagatagatagatatatggtttgttaggatagggcAATACTTGGCAACTAGGCCTATTTGGAAATCGGGAATCTGCtagtgctgaaaaaaaacatttatactgaaaaaaagtccaaattaaATCCTAATAGTGATATTACTAATccaaaatttatttatttacagcagtaaatttagtaaatattttgatGGTTATTTTATCCTAATGGTTTTTGGCCTAAAaggaaaatgtatcattttaaccCATACAGTGAATGGTTATAGgtcacatatacagtatactatattaaatgaaaactttcaaactcacaatttacaaaataaagagcTTTAATTACAGTAGCCTATTCTTATTCttcattcaaaaacagattCTTACGTCTTTGTCTTGTGCTTAACTTCAAGTGAAGTTAAtcttatctgtgtgtgtgtgtgtgtgtgtgtgtgtgtgtgtgtgtgtgtgtgtgtgtgtgtgtgtgtgtgttgtgttattTCAGCTGCATTTCAATTACCGAAacctatttatatttcttcaaAACAGAGTTTGTTTTAGTTCAACAACACGTCTGAAGGATTATATAAGGGCCTGACAAACCTGTTCCTAAATGCAACGCTCATCTTTCATTCGCGGTAGCGCCGGCTGGCTCGACCAATCAGATTAGTTCTTGTTTTTTATGCCACGGTTCATCAGCCAATAAAATTTCAGTGTATTAGGTGTACGCATCAAGAGCGTTAACCTCGGCGCAACATCCGTAATCCCACCTCCAACAGAAACATTGGTATGTACTTAATTATATgcagatcttttttttgttttaatcacaaCGCTTGTCATGTTGCAGTTCCAGATAGAGATTAGCAGCTAACGTTACAGGAGATTTAATAGACCAAAGGTGGTTACAGGTGGTGACAGGTGTCAGTCACGTTAAATCTACTGTGTTTGAACACCGTGTGACAGGTTTTAGTTGTTATACGCAGACTGTTTGAGTCCAAATGCCCCAGACGAGTAAAGCTAGAACTTCCGGTGGGTCTGCCGGTGAAGTGTCCGGTCCAGAGAGCGGGGAACCTCCACCGGCTCCAGGCGGAGAAGAGGATCACAGTGACCCTGTAATAATCAAATCACCGAGCGACCCCAAAAAATACAGGTCTCACTTAACCTAAGATTTCCTTATGTTTTATGGTTTGTAAtgacagcaacaacaacaataattataatgtataattacatgttataatatgtttttagtaaATGGGTTTAATTATAGTGAATACTTACTGCTATGACAATTATTAGTGTTCATCTTGTTTATATCggattaaataatcaaatgtatcaatgaaattaaaattctaaatgttgagtaactattaataaagagtcatataaataatttaataaaataaatattttgttatttggtttatatttagttttattatcaAATGTAGATGTGAACATAGAGTTACgaaatttattgttattgttatcaataaaaaaagattttaatatgcactataaagttataaaagttattaatttaatttgtttttattttcatattatattatattatcaagtgtattataaatgtatacaggattttattttgttcatttatgtttatttttattgtttttatttatatatattttaaaaaaaaattcaaatcaattgttgtttttatcaggcAATGAATTGttgtattactatttttatttttgaattatgtttgatttatattatattattgaattatgtttgatattatattatttatattatttttgccaTGCATCGTCTGAAAAGAAATAATGAACCCTGTTTCAGGTACATAGAGCTGAGCAATGGACTCAAAGCACTACTCATATCAGACCTCGCCCAGTCAGAGAGTAGCAGAGAGCCAGCTGCCAAAGAGGAGGAAGACTCggtgaggaagaggaaggggaCAGTGAGAGCACTAATGAAGACAGCAGTTGCGTGAATAAATGCAGTGAAGGGGTGAAGAAAAATTGCCGTTCTGAGAAACAGGTggctgtcatttttttacagttacttTATTCATgtagaattatatttttatattttctttattatatatatatatatatatttaaaaataagtaaatataaaatgtatgtcttATATCTTATATCTCAGTCAGCAGCTGCGCTCTGTATCAGCGTGGGAAGTTTCAGTGACCCTGCAGATCTACCTGGTCTCGCCCATTTCCTCGAGCACAGTGCGTTGCttgatgttcattttatttgtacctttttattttctttttattcacattaaataaaaatctctttctCAGTGGTCTTTATGGGTAGTGAGAAATACCCGGCCGAAAACGGCTTTGACGCTTTCCTGAAAAAGCACGGAGGAAGCGACAACGCTTCCACAGACTGCGAGCGGACCATCTTCAAGTTTGACGTTCAAAGAAAGTACCTCAGAGAAGCACTGGAccggtgagaaaaaaaaaaactcgttGTTTATTTTAGCGTGAACTGTGTCTTTAATAATctgcatttgctttttttgcccACAGATGGGCGCAGTTTTTTATCGGCCCCCTGATGAATCCTGACGCGGTTGACCGGGAGGTGGAGGCCGTAGACAGCGGTCAGTAATCTGGAATATAAGATTAGTATATTTCTTCATATGAGAACATTTGGAGAAACTAAGATGTTTGGActtgttctgacggcacccattcactgcagtggagcaaaggatgtaatgctaaatttctccaaacctgttctgatgaagaaacaaactctccTGCATCTTGGATGGCTTGGAGTACACTTTAATTTATGggtgaacagttttttttaaataatgaactgTAATTCAGCTAAATTCTCTTGACCTGCTAACAGAGTATCAGATGGCCCAGCCGTTAGACTCTAATCGCAAAGAGATGCTGTTTGGAGGCCTAGCAAAAGCCGGTCATCCGATGAGCAAGTTCTTCTGGGGTCAGTCCATGTTACTAGCACACGCATAACCTTCTGGGATGTCAAAGATGAGaatgattgatatatatatatatatatatatatatatatatatatatatatatatatatatatatatatatatatatatatatatatatatatatatatattatttattttttttttttttttcaggaaatgcTCAGACGCTGAAAAACGAGCCCAGAGAGAGGAATATCGACACTTATGAGCGCCTGAGAGAGTTCTGGAGGAGGTATTACTCTGCTCATTACATGACCCTCGCAGTGCAGTCCAAAGGTAATGAGGATAAATGAGTAATCTGAGAATTAATGTACAGTACCAGTCTCATATTTGTGAACCTGGAGCACAAAATCAGTCTTAAGGTGCTGGggtttatttgtagcaatagcccgaaatatattgcattggtcaaaatgatagatttttctttaatgccaaaaattgttaggatattaagtaaagatcgtgttcTGTGAAGGTACTTTGTAAATTTCCTGCACTGAGTATATTGAAGCATGATTTCTGATTAGAAATATGCATTGATAAGAACTTCATtcggacaactttaaagattatatttttcagtatttagattttttttttttattcagtattttgtcATAACAAACCATACTTCAGTGGAAAgcctatttattcagctttcagactgtatataaatcacttttgactggttttgtggtctaatTCATTTAACATAACATCTGAGGGTCTAATTCTGGACACTTGATCTTGATAGACACGCTTGATAACCTGGAGGAATGGGTGCGAGAGATCTTTGTTAATGTCCCAAACAAGTATGTATGTTAAACagtcatatttctttttatttctatgtttacaagggtttatttttatgtcatttcctTTCTGGTATTTTCACAGTGGCCAGCCACGAGCTGATTTTTCAGACCTTCAGGATCCATTTCAAACTCCAGATTTCAACAAGCTTTACAGAGGTGGCAATGGATTTTGTGTTTGATAGATTTTGTCactttaaaagccattttacaATTGAAAGTAAAttaccatttaatttttttttttttttaaaaggtaatatATACCctaatattaaattttaaatatgaattatttgaatagcattataaaaaataaaataaataacagttataCATGGATAATATTTAATGtaggtttttatatttaaaatttatgaaatatttatattttgtatttaattaaattattatttattattattatttattcatataaataatctaaatctaaactgacatttcatataataatactttataaaatatattgttcatatgtatttaataaattatcattttaatttatactctaaacagttattataaaactataaattatgtaaaagtatgaaaattatatatataattatttgtaaaaattattaaacaaaatcattatttaatttattatgtttatttaatttattgtgaattaaatttatatttacagtcatgtatatttgaaaagtaaacaatttgtaaataataataataaactagtAAACATTGAaacaaattgtataaaataaatattatatttggtttttttattaatatttaatcatcaaatgtatgtttgtcaataaaatgtacatttgtaacAAGTTTACAActacataataaatactaatactatttatattcatagtatttttttttttttctatttgatttatttgaaccaaataattgcatttattttatcttttatcaaTTTTGTCTTTATCTGAATGACTCTGTCAAATCTCAGTCTGCTGATGCGGTTTATAAATTGAAATGGGTGTTTGGAAGCTTTCATAACTTTGTGTGACATTTACAGTGGTGCCTGTGCGAAAGATTCATGCGCTGACCATCAGCTGGGCTCTTCCGCCTCAGGGCAAACATTACAGGTCAGTAACACATCCTGACAGCTGTCAAAATCTATCCACCGCGTGAAAGCGTCTTACCCTGCTGAGGCCAACAAGCTTCTAAACCAGGACAACACTACGCAATACTACAAGTTTGCATATTGCTAATggcattaaaatatgtttgtttggCGGGTTGTAGAGTGAAACCCCTGCATTACATTTCCTGGTTGGTCGGTCACGAAGGAGCTGGAAGTATACTGTCTTTAATCAGAAAGAAGTGAGTTTGGCtttcttttcatatttgaatatttaaactgAACACTAATGAATCAATGCTCTGTATATGAAGGTGCTGGGCTCTGGGTCTGTTTGGAGGAAACAGCGAGTCGGGTTTCGATCAGAACGCCACCTACTCCATCTTCAGCGTTTCAGTCACCTTGAGTGACGAGGGCTTCCAGAAGTTCTTCCaggtttgaaaaagaaaaacccttCATGTCTGGTCGCTTACCATccttacttgttttttttgaatACTTTTGTTCTTCTTTAAAAAGGAATAATTCGATGTCTTATTGTGGTCGTAGATCATTCATATAGTATTTCAGTATCTGAAGATGCTTCAGTCCGTTGGACCTCAACAGAGGTGAGAATCTAAACATTACAAACATACAGCCTGATTCAGCAGGACAACATTTAGtgttatctatatattttatagaaagaTATACAGTGGGGAAAAAAGGGTTCTCAAGAAGAAATTAACCTCTGAAGATAATTCGTTTTGATTTAGATTCATATTAACaagaaatataataacatatttaatttaatttgattgttaaattcaaacataattgaattgatcattttatgtatatgtgtctttaatctcaaaaaactaaaagtataaaaaagaagaaagaaagagagtattttatattttaattttagagctaaaatcacacattaaaacatttagtcattgtacttaaataaataatatgatgaACTGAATTAAACCTAAATTAATGCTACAATTAATAGGAAAGAATAAAcaagcaaattaataaataaatatttatactaatAAATACGTAATTATTTATGAGTATAAATCCATAttgatattaaacattatatatatatatatatatatatatatatatatataatagaggAAGAGcaatattaatctttttttttatatatatatatatatatatatatatatatatatatatatatatatatatatatatatatataactgaataatgataatataaaaaataaaaatctaagtCTAAGTCTATTTGTGTTAGTGGTTTTAAAAGGAACCCAGAAACCGAGACACCAATCtcaagaacaaaaaacacactcttGGTTATGGCTTTTTTTCAGGATGTATGAAGAAATCCAGAAGATTGAAGCCAACGCGTTTCACTATCAGGAGCAGGTGACATAAAATCATCTAAAATCGTTTACTGGTTAGACCAGAAGCAGGacttcatttttcattatatttttatatttttttataccagACAGAACCGATTGAGTTTGCTGCAAACATATGTGAAAACATGCAACTTTTCCCAAAAGAGGACTTCCTGTGTGGAGACCAGCTGATGTTTGAATATAACCCAGAGGCATGTTATTGTCTACTGCACTGAGCTTTCCATGCTAAACATTTTATGTCTGTAGTTCTGATCTTTAATCTGATATATCTGTGGTTGAAGGTCATCTCAGCTGCTTTGACACTCTTGACTCCAGCAACAGCCAATATATTACTTCTGTCACCTGAGCATGATGGGCTCTGTCCTCTAAAGGAGAAGTGGTTTGGGACACAGTACAGTATTGAAGGTaatctaaaaagaaaatcatctctaataatacagaacaaaaaaaaagagaatacaGAGATAATTTAATAACTGATAAATGGCCAATTGTagcattttatattcttttgtttaaataaatgtaaaaaaaaaaatagaattagttatttaaaatgataaaaactttagtcatgtattaataaaagaaagaaaggtgaTGATGTGtaaatatagaaaattaaaaaagtaaacaaaaaggTTGGTggtgtttaataaataagaccaaaaaaaaagtttggtgtTGTGGCATAAATATattgataaatattaaaataaataaatattaagcctTACAAGTAAAAACTGTCGGTTATGgggcataaatatatataaaaatgtgatattgcacaaataaataaaaattaaattattaaataacattcaaaatagACATTTGGtataaacacattcaaaataCAACACCAAAAAATCTATTGTAAAAATAGAGGAAATGTCACTATCAGCTGAGAACCAATATGGCGCCAATATACCATGCATTAGTTAATTTCATAGTTTGATTTAacgttaaataataatattgaatattcaATAAGGAAGTGTTCTACCTACACAGATATTCCACAAGAATACCGTGATCTCTGGGCTGGAGATTTCCCTCTGAACCCAGACCTTCACCTCCCAGCTGAGAACAGGTTTATAGGTCAGTTCTAATCCCATTCCATTAAATGACCATTCATCCTTCCTTTTACAGCAGTTTTTCATGCCTGGTCTTATCCGTTCACAGCCACGGATTTCACCCTCAAAACATCAGACTGTCCTGACACGGATTTCCCCGTCAAAATAATTGACAACGAGAGAGGCCGTCTTTGGTTCAGAAAGGACAACAAGTTCAAGATACCCAAAGGTACCTTCATAATAAGACAAACTTATGAAACATGCTAAGAAAAACACTATGTAACAGTGGTGATTATATCGTTGTGTCTGTATTTTCTGGTAGCTTATGCACGCTTCCAACTGCTGACACCATTTATACAGGAATCTCCTAAAAAGTGAGTTGTTTCTCAacgcatttaattaattatcctCTCCCAAAACCCTTCTGGCCATCCCTGCCACATATAATAGCCTGTTTCCACCACGagacaaaattgtaaaaagtaaCTGCATCTTTTTGCGAATGAATAAGGAATCTATTAATACAGATCTATGGGTACAAGGATACGCAGAGCAAAAATGGTCAACCACGCCAacgttttcaaaataaaatgaggtCTGCGCCGTTTTCGAAAGTCCTCTTTTTTTGGCCCTCGAACACTCCAGAGTAATGAATAAACAACAAGCAATAACAGAAGCAATAGTGTCTGGTGTCAACGGGGCCTGAGATATAAACTTAGGATTGCGAGATTTTAACACAGAATTCCAAGAAAAAATTTCGGAATTG
This window of the Puntigrus tetrazona isolate hp1 chromosome 22, ASM1883169v1, whole genome shotgun sequence genome carries:
- the rab3b gene encoding ras-related protein Rab-3B, whose translation is MAKADQRFGQRDGSDQNFDYMFKLLIIGNSSVGKTSFLFRYADDSFSNSFVSTVGIDFKVKTVYRNDKRVKLQIWDTAGQERYRTITTAYYRGAMGFILMYDITNEESFNAVQDWATQIKTYSWDNAQVILVGNKCDMDEERVVPFEKGKHLADQLGFEYYEASAKENINVRQVFERLVDIICVKMSERVDTDPSVVTGAKTTRLTDKPPQLPQNCC
- the nrd1b gene encoding LOW QUALITY PROTEIN: nardilysin b (The sequence of the model RefSeq protein was modified relative to this genomic sequence to represent the inferred CDS: deleted 2 bases in 1 codon); protein product: MPQTSKARTSGGSAGEVSGPESGEPPPAPGGEEDHSDPVIIKSPSDPKKYRYIELSNGLKALLISDLAQSESSREPAAKEEEDGEEEEGDSESTNEDSSCVNKCSEGVKKNCRSEKQSAAALCISVGSFSDPADLPGLAHFLEHMVFMGSEKYPAENGFDAFLKKHGGSDNASTDCERTIFKFDVQRKYLREALDRWAQFFIGPLMNPDAVDREVEAVDSEYQMAQPLDSNRKEMLFGGLAKAGHPMSKFFWGNAQTLKNEPRERNIDTYERLREFWRRYYSAHYMTLAVQSKDTLDNLEEWVREIFVNVPNNGQPRADFSDLQDPFQTPDFNKLYRVVPVRKIHALTISWALPPQGKHYRVKPLHYISWLVGHEGAGSILSLIRKKCWALGLFGGNSESGFDQNATYSIFSVSVTLSDEGFQKFFQIIHIVFQYLKMLQSVGPQQRMYEEIQKIEANAFHYQEQTEPIEFAANICENMQLFPKEDFLCGDQLMFEYNPEVISAALTLLTPATANILLLSPEHDGLCPLKEKWFGTQYSIEDIPQEYRDLWAGDFPLNPDLHLPAENRFIATDFTLKTSDCPDTDFPVKIIDNERGRLWFRKDNKFKIPKAYARFQLLTPFIQESPKNLVLFDLFVSILAHNLAEPAYDAEVAQLEYMLFPGDHGLFIRLKGFSHKLPLLLNLIVDHLANFSTTPKVFSMFTEQLKKNYYIVLIKPDRLGRDVRLQVLEHHRWSVMQKYEAIMADLGVTDLMDFVHRFKAELFVEGLIQGNVTSAESKEFLQYFIEKLEYKAPPAEPPVLFRVVELPETHHLCKVQSLNKADANSEVTVYYQTGLKSLREHTLMELLVMHMEEPCFDFLRTKETLGYQVYPSCRNTSGVLGFSVTVETQATKFSTDFVEGKIEAFLVSFGEKMVNLSDEAFQTQVTALIKLKECEDTQLGDEVDRNWFEVVTQQYVFDRLNKEIEVLKNVTKDELVSFFMEHRHASSRKLSIHVVGFGEKEKETHGDDRSGSSPESQDTEAKTSSYGDVSKLIFLPASSDLAEASGITDIRAFTSSLNLHPYHKILR